A stretch of DNA from Lycium ferocissimum isolate CSIRO_LF1 chromosome 4, AGI_CSIRO_Lferr_CH_V1, whole genome shotgun sequence:
GGAACGTGCCTGATGACATTCGAGCTAAACCGGAGGAGCGCTTGGACCGGAGCTGAGCAAGGACACCATTTGGTCCACCACCTTTATCGCCGAGACGGTCAGGGCCGTTGGTCCGGTGTAGCCGTTGGTCcgcgtggccgttggtccgtgTGGCCGTTGGTCCGTACGGCCGTTGGTCCGTGAGCCACGCGTCAGTAGCGTCCTGCCATGGTCAACCACCAACCATGCGTGTGTCAGACGGCGCCGTCAGtctaatcccaccaaatccgttcAGAGCtgtccttgttattattattttattagttcACGTTGTACGAAGCCCATGGAGGCAACACTATAAATATGGGGCATCCCCCTCCTTTGTAAGGGCTGGCTCCAAGGAAAAAAGAACACTTTGTATTagcaaatatatacaaatctcTCCTCAATATCGGATTTTGGTCCGGATTCATTGTGTTCATATCCTAAATCTATCCAATCAAGCAATATTCATATGTTATTAGATACACGAATCTACAATGGATCTCGATTATTATTACTTTCTTCGTatcatacctatatatatattttccatcgAATAGATTGAGGCTTAACCACGTATCCTATACCTACtcacaaatttaattgattatccgaattcggggtaaacaaaaacatgaataaatttttattttatggttAACCCATCTCATCCTTGATATATCCAGataccttttctctttttttggttAATAAGGAAATATTATTTCATACTAATATGCATCATTCTAGACCCGATGGTCAGATGTACTGGCATTTGGCAATCTGGCATTGTCTTCATTACAAAGAGCCGAATTAATAAACTATCCAATAAACAGTCTGGCTTAATTAGCTTAACAAAATGATTCCAACTTTGTTTGTATTTAAAACAAACAATGGTGGAACTTGCCATTGCACAAAACGAGCAAAAAGTTGGGGTAAAGCACCCTCCTAAGCCAGCATACTTACGTCGTATTAGAATAAGCATGTAAATTTACACCTCCATCACGAGATTAATTAGCAAGATAGTACTATATAAGAAATAGAAAACGACAAACACACTCACGTCGTATTGGAATAAGCATGAGAATTTACACCTCCATTCACGAGATTAATAAACAAGAAATAGAAAAcgacatatataattaattgcTGATTCGGAAATCAGACGTGCATATATATAGGATCTATGTTCAGATCTAATTGTGCGAATGGTAAAAGTTTTAATTAGTCCATGCAACATGAAGTGACAGGTATGAAGTCACAACCATAATGTATCAACACTGACAAACGAAGCAGGGGCAGAGAACCTGTCGCTGTCTCGGCTGTGCTACCGGAGGCTCTGGAAAAGTCGGAATAGAAGAGCACTCATCTTGAGGTGGACTTACTACTTAGATGCTTTCAGTAGTTATCCGCTCCTCACTTGGCTACCCAGAGTTTACCCTGGACACGTTAACTGGTACACCAAAGGTGCGTCCTTCCCGATAATCCGATCAATTGCATAAAGCCCACGGTAGCAACGGAACCGGGGAAAGTATACAAAAAAGATAGTTTTTTTCTATTATATTAGTATTTtctgcatgcatatatatgtgaGAACTTACAACTACATTAACAAATTAAATAAGTAACAAGATAGTACTATATAAGAAATAGGAAacaataaacaaaattaattcctgATTCGGACGTGCTTATCTATGTCCAGGTCAATTGTGCGAATGGTAAAGGTCTAAATATTTCAGGGTGCATGAATAGACAAGTTGACAGCCATTATGTATCACTTCACAAATGGGCATGCATGTaagaaataaaattgagaaacGAAAAGAGAATTCATTTTCAATAAAGAAGCTGATTGCGGACATCAATTGAATAGAATTTCAATTTGCAAGAAACTCAAGATAACAATTTCAAAAAGGAGTCCTCGGTCTTTTCATATATCTCATTTTATACTAATCCACAAGTTATCCTATTTTTCCTGCCACCTAAACTAAAATAGAAAGAGTTTGACTAGTTTTAAGTTCGTAAAATATATTACACAAttaaatcattaaaaaaataattgcagATAATTCTGTTTAATAAGTACTCATTGATAACCTAAAATAAATACTACgcttgttttaatttatgtgtcttAGTTCGATAGATCATAGAGTTTAAGTaagagagacttttgaatcgtatggtcttaaactaaatatatgtgtaatgtaccaaaatactcTTAAGCCTTGTGGTCTTAACATGTTAGATAGGATGCTGGAATTAAAgaattactaaatatagaaaatgatATTCGAAACAaactaaaagataagtaagaCACATAATTGAAAAAGAGTAGTAACCTGCTATAATAGATATAATTACAATGATGGTGTAAAATTTATGATTGTATCAGTTCATATAACTTttatccaaataaaatttgGCACAAGAAGTTTAGTCAAAAGCAACTTCTTTTTGGTCAGCTTCACACATTGGCCTAACTTCCCCCCTATATATGATCCAGGCGTTCTCTAAAGTTTCTCATCAACTAATGAAACATCTCATCAACAGTTGAAGATATAATATGAATATGGAAGCAATAACCAAAATCTTGTTCATATCATTGCTTTTCCTTTCAAGTGCATTTCTTGCAAGATCTGGAGAAGTTGGTACGTTAAAAGTATTTGAAATAGAACCTCCAGTGTTTTTTCAATTCTGCTTGTTTGATTTTAGCTCGTGCATGGCCTTTCATTTTTggatataacttatatatactaatagtctaaataattttaatttgcaATATTAACGTACTTTAATCTGTGTTATTTTTTAGGCTACTGATGCACACTTTTTATATATGACGgttacatttaatttttttttttttatgtgagtTGATAACAAAAATTCTTCTGCACTCCCAGTGTATCTATAAAGCTTTGATTTTCCTATGTTTGGGTAATTGTAGATGATGAGAGTGAGTTTAGTTACGATGAAAACGCGGAGAATGGACCAGCTAACTGGGGCGATATTCATCCAAATGAATGGGGCACCTGTAAAAATGGAACAATGCAGTCTCCAATTGATCTTCTTAACaaaaatgttgaagttgtaTCTAATTTAGGAATACTTCAAAGATACTACAAACCCTCGAAGGCCACTCTCTTGAACAGAGGCCATGATTTAATGGTACGTAAATTGATATTGTGGATCAGTACTACTAATAATTAAAAGTTTGAAACAACTTTATAATGAGTgattattaatttataaatgCAGTTGAGATGGGATGATGGAGGATACTTGAAGATAAATGGAATTCAATATCAACTCAAACAAGTTCATTGGCACACACCTGCCGAACATACTATTAATGGTAAAAGGTATACTCACAACTTACATGGACTATTAGAAACAAAGATTTTTTCCACCAACATTCAGTGGAAATTTgtattataaaatatgattttccaACCTCATTCCCACCAAATCAGCTTGGGAAAATGCATGGTGCGAACAGGTTCCCATTGAAACACTGAGAAACTTTAATTTTTCCGTGTGAAAACATTATTTTTCCACCAACATTTAATGAGAATAGCCACTAAACATTTTTcagtgaaaataatattttattgtgATATATTCATAGAGTTAAACATAGAAAAATTGAGTTGAAATTTAGATGAAATCATCAAAAATATGAAGAGTAAATGAACATACGCTGAGAGGaaaaattatcattatttaCTCAGTCATCTGTACAATCTCAcccatataaaaaatattaatattttgaaaatagtaTCCTTTACATAATGGTTTAAGATAGTACTTTTGGGGGCCTTTAGTATTGGGCCCCAAAGGCAAGGATTGGAAGAATCATTGGCACAAGTTTCTAACAAAACTTACTCGCTCCATCACTCCAATTTGTCTTTCTAAACCTTAatctaatttttcttttgtaacttttttttgctttaaatctTTATATTTGCATTAGGAATTCATATATACCAACAAATTAAATGCAGGTTTGATATGGAGGGTCATTTGGTACATGAAACACATGATGGAAAGAAGATTGCTGTCATTGGATTCGTCTACGAGATTGGATTATTGCCTGATTTGTTTCTATCCATAGTAAACACAAATTTGTTTTGTAACACTATCAGTATAATTTGACCGGTCTTATTTTTCAGATTCTTGATATTATTTACATCTAATCACAGATAGAGAAGGATTTAAGAGCTCTTGCTGATAAAAAAGATGCAGAAAGACACATTGGAATAATTGATCCAAATCTAATAAAATTGGACGGCCAAAATTATTACAGGTATAATGGCTCCCTAACAGTACCACCTTGCACTGAAGAGGTTGTCTGGACTATTGATGGAAAGGTACGTAATCAAATTCGCCCGTCTTTTTATTAGGAAAATTGAACACACGATTAAGAAATTGAAATTAACTAGGAACTTCACCACTAATCCGTCATTAAATTGCTCGTAGATAATATAGTTTTTTAATAATTCATGTTAATCCGTCGCTAATCCAAATTAGCGACGAATTTTTCTGTGTAGCTACAGAATTTGTCCCTGGCTAATATAAATACTTCCattttgaaagtaattttaattattgtcattttgttttttcaatttttcaggTTAAAACTGTAACGAGAAGACAAATGAAACTGCTCCGAGATGCTGTTCATGATGTGAGTTACTTACGCCCGTTATTCTagcaatataatattttttgtaattatGTTATCATCTATCACAGAGGATCTGTTCATGATGtggacataaaaaaaaaatcaaccttttttcttccaaaatcttATTCGGTTGTATATTGTGTCCATTTTTCACCTCAAACTTCAAGATTTTCAAGTGAAATGCATGTCTACCTTCAACTtgcaaatattatttaatttaacttcaaatactatttttattaaatatcaTTCAATTTATGTCCAATCACCTactaaaattttcatgaaagttTTTTCAACCCCAAAAAAAACTCTATTAAGCTTTTATTTACAATTTGTGTGACTCGAAAAATGTGGTTTTCAATTAAAAAACTCAAGAATCTACGTTCTTTTTTGAGAATCTACTTATACCTATATAACAATGATGACAatattttcttgacttttcttttctcatgTTTATCTCAGGAATTTGAAACCAACGCTAGACCAATTCAGCCATTAAACGGACGTCCTATCAAATTCAACAAACCTTGGCCATTTGCTTAGAGAGTTCTTATTAAACTCCCCCAAAATGTATTTCTATCTTTCTTTAATAAATAGGGAGGGTCCTGCCAAACCCCCCCTCCACTACAAAGGCTTTATTCCTGTTTATCTATTGTACTACTAGTACACGATGATAATAATTGTATTTAGAACTAGAAAtaaatatgatattatgataatatgattgtatcgtgAGATCTcatctaatatatataaatatgatattatgataatatgattgtatcgtgAGATCTCATCTAATATATGGTATCAATACTAAAATACACGGTATTAATTTGTTCGTATGTTAAAAGTCAGAAGTAATTCAAAGGGACGAATTTGTTTACTTTATTGAGGCTTGAATTTGTGTCGCAATTGTTCCAGCATCCCACAAGGAAAATAATACAGCATTACGTGTGTGGGCACGTGGATTTGTATGTGCTtcatagtgaaattaattagCAAAATCCATCGTCAGCTTTGCATAACATAAAGAGGAAATTTCAACTTTTGACGTAGATTTTTCGATAAACAGGGCACGTTTTAAATTCTCCCATAACGTGGAAGAAAACCTTGATTCAATGGTAGTAAAACAGAGGAGTTTTCACGCCTGGATATAAAATTTACTTCCTTTGATCCATTTTACTGTCATGTTTTTTTTTGCACGTCCTATAAAAACATTAATTAAAAGggtaatttgactacattatctTTATATATCATAATCTTTGTTCTCAATTTAATATTTCTATCTTTTTCAGCACATGAATCCCTCTCCACACATTTTTAAGTAAGGGCAAATGTAAAAActaataattgatatatattgatTTTCTAAACTGATAACTATTTTGGACgaagtttatttttaataaggaAGACCGGAAGAAATATTACCCAAGTTATAAGATGAATTAATGCTACAAGCTTGGGGTGGTTGctcacaacaaaaaaaaatatcccaaaTTTATATTCGCTTTCACTTCAGAGTATTCTCTTAGAAATTTTATTAGAACTTCTTTTATGAggttttgttgttattgtttctcttttgtttgaaatgatatttttcttaatattagagtattagaaaaagaaaaaaaattcgtaAAGTCAATGAGGGTTTTCATGACCACGCCAAATGCAGACAAATTCACTAATTAATGCTATAAGCTTGGGGTGGTTGCTTGCAAacaaaaaaattccaaatttatatgGGCTAATAAGAAGTATTTCAAAAACCGGTCGCCAGGTAGTTGCTTGAGATGTCACCATTTGAAAGATATTCAATTTTACTccttctatcccaatttatatgagggGGTTTGGAGTACGAGGGTCAAAGCAGTTAATCAGACTTAATTCAAGCATAAATTTTTCGAGTATTTTATGATAAAATTTACGTATttgaaaaattacataaaaattactATAAATTTGCATAATAAGTAATTCACAATATACGAAAATGTTAGAGAAAATTGTAGTCAAAGAAAGAACTGTTTGACTCCTCAAATAGTAAAACACTCATATAAAAACAAGACACATGGAGTAGCAAACAGCCTAATCTATGCTGGATGAGTGCTCTATTTAGCAATACAAGATATTCCTACAAAAGTTCTTGAAAGATTTCCCATACACTCAActctttttctcaaattttacTCTTAGCAACTCTTATGTTCGAAGCAAAATGTTAATTAGGCTGCGAATTACAAATGCCTGAAAAAATTTCGTTGCTATTTCACGAGGCAAGCTACAttgatataatgaaaatgaaggtcaTGCACATGTTGCTATTCCTCcgccttttcttctttttcaactagaaaaatcaaattttcttttttcttaattaattaatgtgcCATGTGGACCCTACCTTGTAAATTAATAACCAAAAGGTGAAtacaaaaagaatgaaaatgaagaaacagTTCATATTGTTCACAAAAACATTTTTTGGACAGTCTAATCCAATAATTCATATTTAAATGAATAGATGTAACAaacatttgaaaattttacatcatgaaacttgaaaattgaaaaaagttaaagaaCTATGGAAATTGTTGAGAAGTAAGCGAATGGTACAGTAATTACTTGAACATAATTTTGTAGCTTCCGCTTCTAGATAAATGTCATTCTTTAGAATTACGTATTAAATAAGTACTAAAATTGTTGAACCTAATGATTTATCTGTTAAAATTGAACATCATACTTCCTTTCTAGGACAGAAAGTCTCGAATTACATTAAGCTGGAACTTTCTCCAAAATTTCTTACTATTAGAAGCTAAATCAAAATGCATGTGCCTTTTAAAATTATCCTTTGGAATGGGGACAACTAATAGCGCAacgaaattggaatttcaacACACAACGTCAATTTTAGACTTGTATAGTTTAGAATCTCCTCTTCATTTGACTCCATTAACAGAGCTTCAAGCTTCTAACAGAAATAGAAAACtagaaacaaaattaattcctgATTCTGACGTGCTTATCTATGTCCACATCAACTGGGCGAATGATAAAGTTCTAAATATTCCAGGCTACATGAATAGACAAGTTGATAACCATGATGTACCACTCGTATATTGTCATAATTCATAAATGGGCATGCATGCGACAAATATTGAGTAACAAAAAGAGAATTCATTTTCAATAAAGAAGTTGATCGCAGACATCAATTGGATAGAATTTcaattagcaaaaaaaaaaaaatcatgagaACATTCTCAAAAAGGAGTCGTCGTCTTTTCATATTATATCTCATTTTATATTAATCCACAAGTTATCCGATATTTCTTGCCACCTAAATCAAAATAGAAAGAGTTTTACTAGTtttaagttggtaaaatatatttacacaacaaaatcatttaaaattaattgtagGCAATTCTAGTTAATAATAAGTATTCATTGATAACCTAAAATAAATACTGCattcgttttaatttatgtgtcttAGTTCGATTGAGCACAAAGTTTAAGTAAGAGAGACTTTTTAATCTTATGATTTTAAGCTGAATATACgtgtaatgtaccaaaatactcTAAGCCTTATGGTCTTAACATGTTAGATAGGATGTTCGAATTTCgaaacaaattaaaagaaaagtaagacacataaattgaaagaGAGTAGTAAGTAACCTGCTCTAATAGATATAACTAGTAAATTGTCCCGCGCTTCGCGCAGCTTGAGTTAAAACAATCAAATATAATTAGTTGAAACATCTACGTATATTATGGGGTGCTTCTTATTAATCTAAAACTCCTTTGAAATTCCATAAATGAgtatataaaaacaaatatattaGACAATgcgaaaaaataatattagtgAAGAATATGCACGAATGAACAAActaaaacagaaaaagaaaattcaaaagaagAATCAATGGTATAAAATAGTTGTTGACTTGCAAATAATTACTTAGTTGGccaattcatgattttcacacGTATTAGCATTTCTTTTGCATCATATTGTTAACGAAATTGTTATTAAATCTTAATTTCTTGTGTTTATTCTTTGACATCCCTTCCCATCCCCGTCCCCATCCCCATCCCCATCCCCATCCCCATCCCCGTCCCCGTCCCCGTCCCCgtccctctctctttctctactCCCGATGGACCCTCTCATTTTGTGCAATTCTCTTATGGTTTCTATAAATATTCATGAGATTTTTCGAAAAAGTGAATCGCAATACTTATTaggttattattgttttttttaatttagtatTAGTCATCGTTCTCATGCTTTAGctgaagaaggagaagtttgTCGAAATTGTTTCAAAGGTTTTACAAAGCGCGCAGACATTAATATacatattaataaaaataaaaacaaatatttagaaatagaaaaaagaaaaaaattgaaaaatctttATGTGGAATCCATCTTAGTAAATTAGTTCAAAATTAGTGgttgaagaaaaaagatgaaagtagttgttgaaggaaaaaaaaatatttatgtggtATCCATCGTAGTACATTAGTTGAAAATTAGTTGAAAGTTagttgttgaaggaaaaagatgaAAGCAAAAGAtaatccaatttttttaaaatcttttgatAGCATGATTTTAATGTTGTGCATCAAATAAAATGGGAAAATAGTGTGTAAAAGTCTAAAAAAGTTCATCAGTCAAATTTGACAAACTATCATTTACCAGAAAAATCTCGTTTCTATTTTACATGTATATAGCTACTCCACCAACATTACAGAAAGGAAATATATTtaagcaaaaatatttttctacagGATTAGTCCTGTTGATCATAACAAAATTGGGGCAGATCATAAAGAAATATGTACACAACTACAATCAAATAGATATATAACAATTAAAGAACTTTAAACAAAGCTAATTGAGTCTTTCAACTCCTTGAATAATGTTATTAGTTGTCAATATTGATCTATAAATACATGTTCATCTATATAAATATTGATTTAGACCAACCCGATAGAAATGAGGGAGAACACAATCATACAATGCTTTTTTGACTGTGAGATGGAATACATACACTTGCTAGAATAGAAGAAATCTTTGGTTTTGCTGGGAATCCAAGAGGCCTTAGAACCTGCAAGACAAAATAGAAGAAATTGGCGTTGCTCAGTCACATTTGCTAATTCTAATCATAATttaaccttaaaaaaaaaaaaacttaaatttgCACTCAGAAGaaaatatactcatatataacTACTTGCCAAGCCACTTATGATGGAGGATACTTGAAGATAAATGGAATTCAATATCAACTCAAATAAGTTCATTGGCACACACCTTCTGAACATACTATAGATGGTAAAAGGCATACTCACCAGCTTACATATACTACTAGAAACAGAGGTTTTTTCCACCAATATTTAGTgaaaatttgtgttataaaacttgattttcccacctcattcTCACCGAACTAGTTCATTGAGAAAACTTATGTGGGAACAGGTTCCCATTGAAACACTGGgaaacttcttaattttttcgTATGAAAACACTAGTACTATTTAGGTTTTTCCCACCAACATTCAATGAGAATAGCCACAGAATATTTTTCAGTGCGAAATTTCAGTGAGAACATAGTGATTTTTTATTAGTGATATATTCATAGAGTTAACTTATATGCAGACGGTGTATTATAAATGTAATTTAAAATGTACTATATATAAAGGTTGCTTGTCTTATTTGATAGGTCTCTTATaattaattcacgaaaataAATGTTGTTGTCTGATTTATGAATATCAATTAGACGTCGCAAAAGGAAACAAATAATTCAGAAAAATTGAGTTGAAACTTagatgaaataataaaaaatatgaaaagtaaATTAACATACACAGAGAGGaaaaattatcattatttaGTCACTGATCTGTACAATCTCAACCATAtaaaaaatgttaaaattttggaaatagCTAGTATGTTTTACATAATGGTTTAAGATAATACTTTTGGGGGCTTTAGTATTGGGTCCCCAAAGGCAAGGATTGGAAGAATTATTGGCACAAAGTTTCTAACCTCCATCACTCCATATGTGTCTTTCTAAACCTTAatctaatttttcttttgtaacTTTGGTTGTTTTAATTCTTTATATTTGCATCAGGAATTCAGATATACCAACAAATTAAATGTAGGTATGATATGGAGGGTCATTTGGTACATGAAACACATGATGGAAAGAAGATTGCTGTCATTGGATTCGTCTACGAGATTGGATTATGGCCTGATTTGTTTCTATCCATAGTAAACACAAATTTGTTTTGTAACACTATCAGTATAATTTGACCGGTCTTATTTTTCAGATTCTTGATATTCTTTACATCTAATCACAGATAGAGAAGGATTTAAGAGCTCTTGCTGataaaaaagatgcataaagaCACATTGGAATAATTGATCCAAATCTAATAAAATTGGACGGGAAAAAATATTACAGGCATAATGGCTCCCTAACAACACCACCTTGCACTAAAGAGGTTGTCTGGACTATTGATGGGAAGGTATGTAATCAAATTCGCCCGTCTTTTTATTAGGAAAATTGAACACACGATTAAGAAATTGATATTAACTAGGAACTTCATTGCTAATCCGTCATTAAAT
This window harbors:
- the LOC132052770 gene encoding bifunctional monodehydroascorbate reductase and carbonic anhydrase nectarin-3-like, which gives rise to MNMEAITKILFISLLFLSSAFLARSGEVDDESEFSYDENAENGPANWGDIHPNEWGTCKNGTMQSPIDLLNKNVEVVSNLGILQRYYKPSKATLLNRGHDLMLRWDDGGYLKINGIQYQLKQVHWHTPAEHTINGKRFDMEGHLVHETHDGKKIAVIGFVYEIGLLPDLFLSIIEKDLRALADKKDAERHIGIIDPNLIKLDGQNYYRYNGSLTVPPCTEEVVWTIDGKVKTVTRRQMKLLRDAVHDEFETNARPIQPLNGRPIKFNKPWPFA